One Nocardia iowensis DNA window includes the following coding sequences:
- the metG gene encoding methionine--tRNA ligase translates to MSVGNHAHYSRHTMSAADRPAFYITTAIAYPNGAPHIGHAYEYISADAIARFKRLDGYDVFFLTGTDEHGQKMQQTAVAEGIPVQEFAARNSDVFEALDKTLDVSFDRFIRTTDEDHQAASVEIWQRMLANGDIYLGNYSGWYSVRDEAFYTEEETTLLDDGTRISTETKTPVTWTEESNYFFRLSAYQDKLLALYEEHPEFIAPATRRNEIVSYVKAGLKDLSISRTTFDWGVPVPGHPDHVMYVWVDALTNYITGVGFPDTESAAFQRFWPADVHIIGKDITRFHTVYWPAFLLSAGVELPKRVFVHGFLYNKGEKMSKSVGNVVDPLELVDTYGLDAVRFFLLREISYGQDGSYSHDAIVGRINTDLANEFGNLVQRSTKLVARDCGGVVPTPGEFTEDDRALLDLANGLLDRCRAEYDAQQMHLALEAIWLTLGETNRYFSAQAPWALAKSGTPEDLAREATVLYVTLEVLRIVAILVQPVMPGSASKILDQLGQQNRTFADIATPIVPGVVLPAPEPVYPKYIEPKD, encoded by the coding sequence ATCACCACGGCCATCGCTTACCCGAACGGTGCGCCGCACATCGGGCATGCGTACGAGTACATCTCGGCCGACGCCATCGCCCGGTTCAAGCGGCTCGACGGGTACGACGTCTTCTTCCTGACCGGCACCGACGAGCACGGTCAGAAGATGCAGCAGACGGCCGTCGCCGAGGGCATCCCGGTGCAGGAGTTCGCGGCGCGCAACTCCGACGTGTTCGAGGCGCTGGACAAGACCCTCGACGTCTCCTTCGACCGGTTCATCCGCACCACCGACGAGGATCACCAGGCGGCCTCCGTCGAGATCTGGCAGCGGATGCTCGCCAACGGCGATATCTACCTGGGCAACTACTCGGGCTGGTACTCGGTGCGCGACGAGGCGTTCTACACCGAGGAAGAGACCACGCTGCTCGATGACGGCACCCGGATCTCCACCGAGACGAAGACGCCGGTCACCTGGACCGAGGAGTCGAACTACTTCTTCCGGCTCTCCGCCTATCAGGACAAGCTGCTCGCGCTGTACGAAGAGCATCCTGAATTCATCGCGCCCGCAACGCGTCGCAATGAGATCGTCAGCTACGTCAAGGCGGGGCTGAAGGATCTGTCCATCTCGCGCACCACCTTCGATTGGGGTGTGCCGGTGCCCGGCCATCCCGATCACGTGATGTACGTGTGGGTAGACGCGCTCACCAACTACATCACCGGCGTCGGCTTCCCGGACACCGAATCCGCTGCGTTCCAGCGGTTCTGGCCCGCCGACGTGCACATCATCGGCAAAGACATCACCCGGTTCCACACCGTGTACTGGCCCGCTTTCCTGCTGTCGGCCGGCGTCGAGCTGCCGAAACGCGTGTTCGTGCACGGGTTTCTGTACAACAAGGGCGAGAAGATGTCCAAGTCGGTTGGCAATGTGGTCGACCCGCTGGAACTGGTCGACACCTACGGCCTGGACGCGGTGCGTTTCTTCTTGCTGCGCGAGATCTCCTACGGCCAGGACGGCAGCTACAGCCACGACGCGATCGTCGGCCGGATCAACACCGACCTGGCCAACGAGTTCGGCAACCTGGTGCAGCGCAGCACCAAGCTGGTCGCGCGCGACTGCGGCGGGGTGGTGCCGACACCGGGCGAATTCACCGAGGACGACCGGGCGCTGCTGGACCTCGCCAACGGGCTGCTCGATCGCTGCCGTGCCGAATACGACGCGCAGCAAATGCATCTCGCGCTCGAAGCGATCTGGCTGACCCTCGGCGAGACGAACCGGTACTTCTCCGCGCAGGCGCCGTGGGCGCTGGCCAAGTCCGGCACGCCGGAGGATCTGGCCCGCGAGGCGACGGTGCTGTACGTGACGCTCGAGGTGTTGCGGATAGTCGCGATCCTGGTGCAGCCGGTGATGCCGGGTTCGGCGAGCAAAATCCTCGATCAGCTCGGCCAGCAAAATCGCACCTTCGCCGATATCGCGACGCCGATCGTACCGGGCGTAGTACTGCCCGCACCGGAACCGGTGTACCCCAAGTACATCGAGCCGAAGGACTGA
- a CDS encoding TetR/AcrR family transcriptional regulator, whose amino-acid sequence MPRTSFADRHRAARDAVLVSQRGRLIEAMVECVDSRGYPGTTLTDIVARARVSRSTFYEHFANKEECFIEAVHTGVDIVAARIVDELAQLAPDADVHARIESIVVTFCETVATEPDFARLVLVESFKVNQAAVDYRDLAVDRFAELYRIFYNQARQANPALPKVSDELIALLPDAIGERTRRVIVSDGPEQVPALAPLFIHFVTTTLGLPTSA is encoded by the coding sequence ATGCCGCGGACCAGTTTCGCCGACCGGCATCGGGCAGCGCGCGACGCCGTTCTCGTCTCGCAACGGGGACGACTCATCGAAGCCATGGTCGAATGCGTCGACAGCAGGGGGTATCCCGGCACGACGCTCACCGATATCGTTGCCCGAGCGCGGGTCTCGCGCAGCACCTTCTACGAACACTTCGCCAACAAGGAGGAGTGCTTCATCGAGGCGGTGCACACCGGCGTCGACATCGTGGCCGCCCGGATCGTCGACGAGCTCGCACAGCTCGCGCCGGACGCCGACGTGCACGCCAGAATCGAGTCGATCGTCGTCACGTTCTGCGAAACCGTCGCTACCGAACCGGATTTCGCCCGATTAGTACTCGTCGAATCCTTCAAGGTGAACCAGGCCGCCGTCGACTACCGCGATCTCGCCGTCGACCGCTTCGCAGAGCTGTACCGCATCTTCTATAACCAAGCGCGCCAGGCGAATCCCGCACTACCGAAGGTGTCGGACGAGTTGATCGCCCTGCTCCCCGACGCCATCGGTGAGCGAACCCGCCGAGTCATCGTCTCCGACGGCCCCGAACAGGTCCCCGCCTTGGCCCCCTTGTTCATCCACTTCGTCACCACCACCCTCGGCCTACCCACCAGCGCTTGA
- a CDS encoding short chain dehydrogenase: MKVLVIGAGGLLGGAVAEALAGSHQVVRAARSGPVRVDLEDAASLDALFAELPDLDAVVCCAASGPLVDLATATDTDIAAGIQGKLLGQVALAQRAIRHLREGGSITLTGGTFDSPLAGGSLGALINSGLEGFVRNASAELPRGQRINLISPGWITETLAKLGMDESGGTPVADVAKAYVHAVEGDSQGQIVRF, translated from the coding sequence ATGAAGGTACTTGTGATCGGGGCTGGTGGACTGCTCGGCGGTGCGGTTGCCGAGGCCTTGGCAGGGTCGCACCAGGTGGTGCGGGCGGCGCGAAGCGGGCCGGTGCGGGTCGATCTCGAGGACGCGGCCTCGCTGGACGCACTCTTCGCCGAACTGCCCGACCTGGACGCGGTGGTGTGCTGCGCGGCGAGCGGTCCGCTCGTCGATCTGGCAACGGCCACCGACACCGACATCGCCGCGGGTATCCAAGGCAAGCTGCTCGGCCAGGTCGCTTTGGCGCAGCGCGCGATTCGCCATCTGCGCGAGGGCGGGTCGATCACGCTGACCGGAGGTACCTTCGATTCCCCACTGGCGGGCGGATCACTGGGCGCGCTGATCAACTCGGGCCTGGAAGGATTTGTCCGCAATGCCTCCGCCGAACTGCCGCGCGGCCAGCGCATCAACCTGATCAGTCCAGGCTGGATCACGGAGACGTTGGCAAAGCTAGGCATGGACGAGTCCGGCGGCACACCGGTCGCCGACGTCGCCAAGGCTTATGTGCATGCCGTGGAAGGTGATTCGCAGGGCCAGATCGTCCGTTTCTGA
- a CDS encoding isocitrate lyase/PEP mutase family protein has product MTSLESKAKAFLALHRPGDPAVLPTVWDAWSANVAVAAGFSALTVGSHPVADSIGRTDGEGMTFAESLTRVRQITAAVEVPVSVDIESGYGLEPAQLIEGLLAAGAIGLNIEDTVHSEGGRLRAPQEHADFVHGLREFADATGVHVVVNARTDLFLRKDGDDADRVDRAIERLRLAAAAGADVLFPAGAQGDADVRRLTGELPLPISMVGLPDKSDKAVLADQGVARISFGPYLQRALTAEIDRLLARWK; this is encoded by the coding sequence ATGACTTCTCTCGAAAGCAAGGCAAAGGCGTTCCTCGCATTGCATCGCCCCGGCGATCCCGCCGTGCTGCCGACGGTGTGGGATGCGTGGTCGGCGAATGTCGCGGTGGCGGCGGGGTTTTCGGCGCTCACCGTGGGCAGTCATCCGGTCGCGGATTCGATCGGCCGTACCGACGGCGAAGGGATGACCTTTGCCGAGTCGCTCACCAGGGTGCGGCAGATCACCGCGGCCGTCGAGGTGCCGGTGTCGGTCGATATCGAGTCGGGTTATGGCCTGGAGCCTGCCCAACTGATCGAGGGACTGCTGGCGGCGGGTGCTATCGGTCTCAACATCGAGGACACGGTGCATAGCGAGGGTGGCCGGTTGCGTGCCCCGCAGGAGCACGCCGATTTCGTGCACGGCCTGCGCGAATTCGCCGATGCGACCGGTGTGCACGTGGTGGTCAACGCCAGGACCGATCTGTTCCTGCGCAAGGACGGCGACGACGCCGACCGAGTCGACCGCGCCATCGAGCGGCTGCGGTTGGCCGCCGCGGCGGGCGCCGACGTGCTCTTCCCCGCGGGTGCCCAGGGCGACGCCGACGTGCGCCGCCTCACCGGTGAACTGCCGCTGCCGATCAGTATGGTCGGCCTCCCCGACAAGTCCGACAAGGCCGTGCTCGCCGACCAGGGAGTAGCCCGCATCAGCTTCGGCCCCTACCTGCAGCGCGCCCTCACCGCCGAAATCGACCGCCTCCTCGCCCGCTGGAAGTAG
- the rsmI gene encoding 16S rRNA (cytidine(1402)-2'-O)-methyltransferase, which translates to MGDIGDASQRLRDALGSADIVAAEDTRRTKSLAKSLGVEITGRVVSFYDHVEIARIPALLGDIEAGRTVLLVTDAGMPSVSDPGYRLVAACAERDLPVTCLPGPSAVTTALALSALPVERFCFDGFAPRKGGQRREWLRTLATEPRACVFFEAPHRLADCLADAVEVLGPDRRVAVCRELTKTYEEVIRGTLAEVAAWAVDGARGEITVVLAGAQPKSADPADLVDEVEALTAEGIRLKDACAQIATANGASRNELYDAVLTARRSGEV; encoded by the coding sequence ATGGGGGACATCGGTGACGCGTCGCAGCGGCTGCGGGATGCCCTCGGGTCCGCCGATATCGTCGCGGCGGAAGACACGCGGCGCACCAAGTCGCTCGCCAAGTCACTGGGCGTGGAGATCACCGGACGGGTGGTGAGCTTCTACGACCACGTGGAGATCGCGCGGATTCCGGCGCTGCTCGGCGATATCGAGGCGGGCCGCACGGTGCTGTTGGTGACCGACGCGGGCATGCCATCGGTCAGCGACCCCGGCTACCGGCTGGTCGCGGCCTGTGCGGAGCGGGATCTGCCGGTGACCTGCCTACCGGGACCGTCGGCCGTCACCACGGCGCTCGCGCTGTCCGCCCTTCCGGTGGAACGGTTCTGCTTCGACGGCTTCGCGCCGCGCAAGGGCGGTCAGCGGCGAGAGTGGTTGCGCACCTTGGCCACCGAGCCGCGCGCCTGCGTCTTCTTCGAGGCGCCGCACCGCCTGGCCGACTGCCTGGCCGACGCCGTCGAGGTGCTCGGCCCGGACCGCCGCGTCGCGGTCTGCCGCGAACTGACCAAAACCTATGAGGAGGTCATCCGCGGCACCCTCGCCGAGGTCGCCGCGTGGGCGGTGGACGGCGCCCGTGGTGAGATCACCGTCGTCCTCGCGGGCGCGCAACCGAAATCCGCCGATCCCGCCGACCTGGTCGACGAGGTCGAGGCGCTGACCGCCGAAGGCATCCGGCTCAAGGACGCCTGCGCGCAGATCGCCACCGCCAACGGCGCCTCGCGCAACGAGCTCTACGACGCCGTGCTGACCGCTCGCCGCAGCGGCGAGGTCTGA
- a CDS encoding dolichyl-phosphate-mannose--protein mannosyltransferase — translation MTQVTDQRVTPSFGAVPSRSSPAPLRPAPDFGPTDTLRGWLVTAFLTAIAAVTRFTMLNYPTVGGTPVFDEKHYGPHAWQMLHNGGLEDNPGYGVVVHPPVGKQLIAIGEAMFGYTGWGWRFASAAAGTVLVLLVIRIVRRMARSTLIGAIAGILLIADGLTFVSSRMSMLDIFVALFVTAAFGCLIVDRDEVRARMARVDAEGRVEVSPFGPRLGVRWWRFGAGVLLGLACGTKWSGVYFIVAFGILSVCFDVAARRAYGVRRPWFGTAIRDVGPALYALVLVPLGVYLATYWAWFSSETGVYRYAVGNQVGTGGPFGWVPAPLRSLWYYSGETLKFHEGLTNAAGNHHPWESKPWTWPMGLRPMLYHYVDTGVTGCGQNQCVKAVMLIGTPAIWWLALPVIAWMLWRSVVRRDWRYAAVLVGYGAALLPWFLTLDRQMYYFYAVALAPFLVMGMALVLGDILGPSRRIAVPRSPVGTYLPVAPDERHALGLLAVCLYLGLVIANFIWLWPILTALPITPANWHDHLWLPSWR, via the coding sequence GTGACACAGGTGACCGACCAGCGCGTGACCCCTTCGTTCGGGGCCGTGCCCTCCAGGTCGAGCCCCGCGCCGCTGCGCCCCGCACCCGATTTCGGGCCGACCGACACCTTGCGTGGCTGGCTGGTCACCGCGTTCCTCACCGCGATCGCGGCGGTCACCCGGTTCACCATGCTCAACTATCCGACGGTTGGCGGAACTCCCGTTTTCGACGAGAAGCACTACGGGCCGCACGCGTGGCAGATGCTGCACAATGGCGGCTTGGAGGACAACCCCGGTTACGGGGTAGTGGTGCACCCGCCCGTCGGCAAGCAGCTCATCGCGATCGGCGAGGCGATGTTCGGTTACACCGGCTGGGGCTGGCGCTTCGCCTCAGCGGCGGCCGGGACGGTGCTGGTGCTGCTGGTGATCCGCATCGTGCGGCGGATGGCGCGCTCCACCCTGATCGGGGCGATCGCGGGCATCCTGCTGATCGCCGACGGGCTCACCTTCGTCTCGTCGCGGATGAGCATGCTCGACATCTTCGTCGCGCTGTTCGTCACCGCGGCTTTCGGCTGTCTGATCGTCGACCGCGACGAGGTGCGGGCCCGGATGGCGCGGGTCGATGCCGAAGGCCGGGTCGAGGTGAGCCCCTTTGGTCCACGGCTCGGGGTGCGCTGGTGGCGTTTCGGCGCCGGGGTGCTGCTCGGATTGGCCTGCGGGACAAAGTGGTCCGGCGTCTATTTCATCGTCGCCTTCGGCATCCTCAGCGTGTGCTTCGATGTGGCCGCGCGGCGTGCGTACGGCGTCCGTAGGCCGTGGTTCGGGACCGCGATCCGTGACGTCGGACCCGCCTTGTACGCGCTGGTGCTGGTGCCGCTCGGGGTGTATCTGGCCACCTATTGGGCCTGGTTCAGCAGCGAAACCGGCGTCTATCGGTACGCGGTCGGCAACCAGGTGGGCACCGGTGGTCCGTTCGGGTGGGTCCCCGCGCCCTTGCGCTCGCTGTGGTACTACAGCGGCGAGACGCTCAAATTCCATGAGGGTCTGACCAATGCGGCGGGCAACCACCATCCGTGGGAATCCAAACCGTGGACCTGGCCGATGGGTTTGCGGCCGATGCTCTACCACTACGTGGACACCGGGGTCACCGGGTGCGGACAGAACCAGTGCGTCAAGGCCGTCATGTTGATCGGCACGCCGGCGATCTGGTGGCTCGCCCTCCCGGTGATCGCCTGGATGCTGTGGCGCAGCGTGGTTCGCCGCGACTGGCGCTATGCCGCGGTGCTCGTCGGCTACGGCGCGGCGCTGCTGCCCTGGTTCCTGACCCTGGACCGGCAGATGTACTACTTCTACGCGGTTGCCCTCGCACCGTTCCTGGTGATGGGAATGGCCTTGGTGCTCGGCGATATTCTCGGCCCGTCCCGGCGAATAGCGGTGCCGCGCAGTCCCGTCGGAACCTATCTACCGGTCGCGCCCGACGAACGGCACGCGCTCGGCCTGCTCGCGGTATGCCTCTACCTCGGTTTGGTGATCGCCAACTTCATCTGGCTCTGGCCGATCCTCACCGCACTGCCGATCACACCCGCCAACTGGCACGACCACCTCTGGCTGCCCAGCTGGCGCTAA
- a CDS encoding GntR family transcriptional regulator: MFNISVSHESTVPPYEQLRMGIIAKVRSGELTAGTKIPTVRALAAQLGLAPNTVARAYRELEADGVVETRGRQGSFIASSGDPTRDVAGRAATAYVATVRRLGLDDAAALRYVKAALEG; encoded by the coding sequence ATGTTCAATATCAGCGTGTCGCATGAGTCGACCGTGCCGCCCTACGAGCAGTTACGCATGGGGATCATCGCCAAGGTGCGCTCCGGCGAGCTGACCGCGGGCACGAAGATTCCCACCGTCCGGGCGCTGGCGGCCCAACTCGGCCTGGCCCCCAATACGGTGGCCCGCGCCTACCGCGAGTTGGAGGCGGACGGGGTGGTCGAAACCCGGGGCAGGCAGGGCTCTTTCATCGCCTCGTCCGGCGATCCGACCCGCGATGTCGCGGGTCGCGCCGCCACCGCCTATGTCGCCACCGTCCGCCGTCTCGGCCTCGACGACGCGGCCGCGCTGCGTTACGTCAAGGCGGCGCTGGAGGGTTAG
- the arcA gene encoding arginine deiminase produces MGADAVPARHGEDSDADGLDPDSSDTRLRVTSEVGTLRTVLLHRPGDELRRLTPRNNDQLLFDGIPWVERAQQEHDAFTGVLRARGVEVLLLADLLAETLAVSGAARIQGISAAVDARRLGHSLADQLAAFLRGVRARDLANILMAGMTFDELPFGPDATSLVRRMHHGADFVIDPLPNLLFTRDSSFWVGPRVAITSLALPARIRETSLTDLIYAFHPRFLGVRRAYESHTAPIEGGDVLLLAPGVVAVGVGERTSPAGAEALARSLFDDDLAHTVLVVPIAQNRATMHLDTVCTMVDADALVMYPAVRDSLCAFTIQREDDYGGRNGDGRVAMSGPDPFLVAAAKAMGIDKLRVIDTGLDGVTAEREQWDDGNNTLALAPGVVAAYERNEMTNARLEDAGIEVLRIPGSELGSGRGGPRCLSCPLSRDDL; encoded by the coding sequence ATGGGAGCAGACGCTGTGCCCGCACGGCACGGAGAGGACTCGGACGCGGACGGGTTGGACCCGGACAGTTCGGATACCCGGTTGCGAGTGACCTCGGAGGTCGGCACGCTGCGCACGGTGCTGCTGCACCGGCCCGGCGACGAACTGCGCAGACTCACCCCGCGCAACAACGACCAGTTGCTGTTCGACGGCATCCCCTGGGTCGAGCGGGCGCAACAGGAGCACGACGCGTTCACCGGCGTGCTGCGCGCCCGTGGCGTCGAGGTGCTGCTGCTGGCCGACCTGCTCGCCGAGACCCTCGCGGTCAGCGGCGCCGCCCGCATCCAGGGCATCTCCGCCGCCGTGGACGCGCGCAGGCTCGGCCACTCGCTGGCCGACCAACTCGCCGCCTTCCTGCGCGGTGTGCGGGCCAGGGACCTGGCCAATATCCTGATGGCCGGGATGACCTTCGACGAACTGCCGTTCGGGCCCGACGCCACCTCGCTGGTGCGGCGGATGCACCACGGCGCCGACTTCGTCATCGACCCGCTGCCCAATCTGCTGTTCACCAGGGACTCCTCGTTCTGGGTCGGCCCGAGGGTGGCGATCACCTCGCTGGCGCTGCCCGCCCGGATCCGGGAGACCTCGCTCACCGATCTGATCTATGCCTTCCATCCCCGGTTCCTCGGGGTACGCCGGGCCTACGAATCACACACCGCGCCCATCGAGGGCGGCGATGTGCTGCTGCTTGCGCCCGGTGTCGTCGCGGTGGGCGTCGGCGAACGCACCTCGCCGGCCGGCGCGGAAGCGTTGGCGCGCAGCCTGTTCGACGACGATCTCGCGCATACCGTGCTGGTCGTCCCGATCGCGCAGAACCGGGCCACGATGCACCTGGATACCGTCTGCACCATGGTGGACGCCGATGCGCTGGTGATGTATCCCGCGGTGCGTGACTCGTTGTGCGCGTTCACCATTCAACGCGAGGACGACTACGGCGGCCGCAACGGCGACGGCCGGGTGGCGATGAGCGGACCCGATCCGTTCCTGGTCGCCGCGGCCAAGGCCATGGGTATCGACAAGCTGAGGGTCATCGACACCGGGCTGGACGGCGTCACCGCCGAACGCGAACAGTGGGACGACGGCAACAACACCCTCGCGCTGGCGCCGGGCGTGGTGGCCGCCTACGAACGCAACGAGATGACCAACGCACGCCTGGAAGACGCGGGCATCGAGGTGCTGCGCATCCCGGGCTCCGAATTGGGTTCCGGTAGAGGGGGACCCCGTTGCCTGTCCTGTCCGCTCTCTCGGGATGACTTGTGA
- the soxR gene encoding redox-sensitive transcriptional activator SoxR gives MSTADWRAKELTPGQLSERSGVAVSALHFYEREGLITSRRTSGNQRRYARETLRRVAFIRISQRVGIPLSEIRAALDQLPEGRNPTRRDWETLSTTWRADLDDRITQLIRLRDNLTGCIGCGCLSLGSCKLVNEHDRLGTEGPGARVLDVQLNCAARPATC, from the coding sequence ATGTCGACAGCCGATTGGCGAGCAAAGGAGCTGACCCCCGGTCAGCTTTCCGAGCGTAGCGGAGTAGCAGTTTCCGCGTTGCACTTCTACGAACGCGAAGGACTCATCACCAGCCGCCGTACCAGCGGGAATCAGCGCAGATATGCGCGAGAGACGCTGCGGCGGGTCGCCTTCATCCGCATTTCCCAGCGGGTCGGCATCCCGCTCAGCGAGATTCGCGCCGCCCTCGATCAGCTGCCGGAAGGCCGCAACCCCACCCGGCGCGACTGGGAGACCCTGTCCACCACCTGGCGCGCGGATCTCGACGACCGCATCACCCAGCTGATTCGGTTGCGCGACAACCTCACCGGCTGCATCGGCTGCGGCTGCCTGTCGCTCGGCAGCTGCAAGCTGGTCAACGAGCACGACCGGCTCGGCACCGAGGGGCCCGGCGCGCGCGTGCTCGACGTGCAGCTCAACTGTGCTGCGCGGCCAGCAACCTGCTGA
- a CDS encoding SDR family oxidoreductase, with protein MLITGAASGIGRATAQAAGAAGAKLILTDIDAAGLDETVAGIRRDGGVVLAAEAFDITDYDAVTAFAKKVHEAHGSLDVVMNIAGTSAWGTVENLEHKHWQRMVDVNLMGPIHVIENFVPPMVRAGRGGSLVNVSSAAGLLALPWHAAYSASKYGIRGVSEVLRFDLDQHGISVHLVVPGAVDTPLVHSVELVGVDRESPKIRRLTESFTKHAVSPEHVAASILRGIERNRFLIYTSFDIRFGYWWARKFALPYEIVMRRASARFSRLLAAQHS; from the coding sequence GTGCTGATCACAGGTGCCGCCAGCGGTATAGGCCGGGCCACCGCGCAGGCCGCCGGCGCGGCGGGGGCGAAACTGATCCTCACCGATATCGATGCCGCCGGGCTGGACGAGACGGTGGCGGGCATCCGGCGCGACGGGGGCGTCGTGCTGGCCGCCGAGGCCTTCGACATCACCGACTACGACGCCGTCACCGCCTTCGCCAAGAAGGTGCACGAGGCGCACGGCAGCCTGGACGTGGTGATGAACATCGCGGGCACCTCGGCCTGGGGCACGGTGGAGAACCTGGAGCACAAGCACTGGCAGCGGATGGTCGACGTCAACCTGATGGGCCCGATCCACGTGATCGAGAACTTCGTGCCGCCCATGGTGCGGGCGGGCCGGGGCGGATCGCTGGTCAACGTCTCCTCGGCGGCCGGGCTGCTCGCGCTGCCATGGCACGCGGCCTACAGCGCGAGCAAATACGGCATCCGCGGCGTCTCCGAGGTGCTGCGATTCGATCTCGACCAGCACGGCATCTCGGTGCACCTGGTGGTGCCCGGCGCGGTGGACACGCCGCTGGTGCACAGTGTCGAACTGGTCGGCGTCGACCGGGAGTCCCCGAAGATCCGCAGGCTGACCGAGTCGTTCACCAAGCACGCGGTGTCGCCGGAGCATGTGGCGGCGTCGATCCTGCGCGGCATCGAGCGCAACCGGTTCCTGATCTACACGTCGTTCGACATCCGATTCGGCTACTGGTGGGCGCGGAAGTTCGCGCTGCCCTACGAGATCGTGATGCGGCGTGCCAGCGCCCGATTCAGCAGGTTGCTGGCCGCGCAGCACAGTTGA
- a CDS encoding glycosyltransferase translates to MRIVQLANFYGPRSGGLRTALHHLGEGYVAAGHEVVLIVPGARRSEELLPTGVMRITLPALAIPWTGGYRAADPRRVADVLTGLRPDVLEVSDRLTLRGFGRWARRRDVAGVMISHERLDRLLGQFMPRQAARRCADVANGRTAADYDIVVCTTPFAREEFLRIGAPNVELVPLGVDLELFSPRRHDGRLRADLGAPGHPLLVHCGRLSVEKRVERSIEAVAALRETGTEVRLVVAGDGPRRDALERRAKALPPLTGGLAPVHFTGFISERAMVAKLLATADVSLAPGPHETFGLAALEALAAGTPVVASRSSALADIVTAECGAVADDRGSAFAQAVTDVLALPTAGRRRAARTRAEQYTWPRAVAGMLAVLGR, encoded by the coding sequence GTGCGCATAGTTCAGCTTGCGAACTTCTACGGCCCGCGCTCGGGTGGGTTGCGCACAGCCTTGCATCATCTCGGCGAGGGCTATGTGGCGGCCGGGCACGAGGTGGTGCTCATCGTGCCGGGCGCGCGCCGATCCGAGGAGTTGCTACCGACCGGTGTTATGCGAATAACCTTGCCCGCCTTGGCTATTCCGTGGACCGGCGGCTACCGCGCGGCGGACCCGCGGCGGGTCGCCGACGTGCTGACCGGGCTGCGTCCCGATGTGCTCGAGGTATCGGACCGGCTGACCCTGCGCGGATTCGGCCGCTGGGCCCGGCGGCGCGACGTGGCGGGCGTGATGATCTCGCACGAACGGCTGGACCGACTGCTCGGTCAGTTCATGCCCCGCCAGGCCGCTCGCCGCTGCGCCGACGTGGCCAACGGCCGCACCGCCGCCGACTACGACATCGTCGTCTGCACCACCCCATTCGCCCGCGAAGAATTCCTGCGCATCGGTGCCCCGAACGTCGAGCTGGTGCCGCTCGGGGTGGATCTGGAGCTGTTCAGCCCGCGCAGGCACGACGGCAGGCTGCGCGCCGATCTCGGTGCGCCGGGGCATCCGCTGCTGGTGCACTGCGGCAGACTGTCGGTGGAGAAGCGGGTGGAGCGCAGCATCGAGGCGGTCGCGGCATTACGCGAGACCGGCACCGAGGTCCGGCTGGTCGTCGCCGGGGACGGGCCGCGGCGCGACGCGCTGGAGCGCCGGGCAAAGGCGTTGCCCCCGCTGACCGGCGGACTGGCTCCCGTGCACTTCACCGGATTCATCTCCGAACGCGCGATGGTGGCGAAACTGCTTGCCACCGCGGATGTTTCGCTGGCCCCGGGTCCGCACGAGACCTTCGGTCTCGCCGCGCTGGAGGCCCTGGCGGCGGGCACGCCGGTGGTGGCGAGCCGGTCCTCGGCGCTGGCCGATATCGTGACCGCCGAGTGCGGCGCGGTCGCCGACGACCGAGGGTCCGCGTTCGCGCAGGCGGTCACCGACGTGCTCGCGCTGCCGACGGCCGGACGCAGGCGAGCGGCCCGCACCCGAGCCGAGCAGTACACCTGGCCGCGGGCGGTGGCCGGAATGCTCGCAGTACTGGGCCGCTGA